One genomic segment of Paraburkholderia hospita includes these proteins:
- the katG gene encoding catalase/peroxidase HPI has protein sequence MSIEKKCPFEHTAGSGTSNHDWWPDQLNLKILHQHSSLSDPMDKRFNYAEAFKSLDLEAVKRDLRALMTVSQDWWPADFGHYGPLFVRMAWHSAGTYRTGDGRGGAGSGQQRFAPLNSWPDNVNLDKARRLIWPIKQKYGRKISWADLIVLTGTVALESMGFKVIGFAGGREDAWEPDEDIYWGSERTWLGDERYSGDRQLEAPLAAVQMGLIYVNPEGPNGNPDPAASVRDIRETFSRMAMNDEETVALIAGGHTTGKTHGAGPSSDLGREPEAAGLEEQGLGWKNRYGTGKGDDTTTSGLEVIWTTTPTQWSSNFFENLFGYEWELTKSPAGAHQWTPKGGAGAGTVPDPHDPAKRRSPSLLTTDLALRFDANYEKISRRFYDNPDEFADAFARAWFKLTHRDMGPRSRYLGADVPKETFLWQDPVPAVDHPLIDGHDIDALKERILATGLSVSQLVSTAWASASTFRGSDKRGGANGARIRLAPQNGWEVNQPAQLSEVLETLESVQQAFNDGRSDGKKVSLADLIVLAGCVGVEQAASNAGHGVSVPFTPGRTDASQAETDAHSFAVLEPLADGFRNYLQRPCSVSAEALLIDKAQLLKLTAPEMTVLVGGMRVLDANAGHSPHGVFTNRSQSLTNDFFVNLLDMGTEWKPVTEAGDVFGGHDRVTGELKWTGTRVDLIFGSHAQLRALAEVYGSTDSQEKFVHDFVAAWNKVMNLDRFDIA, from the coding sequence ATGTCGATTGAAAAGAAGTGTCCGTTCGAGCATACCGCCGGAAGCGGTACGTCGAACCATGACTGGTGGCCCGATCAGCTGAACCTGAAGATCCTTCACCAGCACTCGTCCTTGTCTGATCCGATGGACAAGCGCTTTAACTACGCGGAAGCATTCAAGAGCCTCGACCTCGAAGCGGTCAAGCGGGACTTGCGCGCGTTGATGACTGTTTCGCAGGACTGGTGGCCAGCTGACTTCGGTCACTACGGACCGCTGTTCGTACGCATGGCGTGGCACAGCGCGGGCACCTACCGCACGGGCGATGGCCGCGGCGGCGCGGGCTCGGGGCAGCAGCGCTTCGCGCCGCTCAATAGCTGGCCGGATAACGTCAATCTCGACAAGGCGCGCAGGCTGATCTGGCCGATCAAGCAGAAGTATGGCCGCAAGATTTCGTGGGCCGATCTGATCGTCTTGACGGGCACGGTCGCGCTGGAGTCGATGGGGTTCAAGGTCATCGGATTCGCGGGCGGCCGCGAGGATGCATGGGAACCGGACGAAGACATCTATTGGGGCTCCGAGCGCACCTGGCTGGGCGACGAGCGATACTCCGGCGACCGTCAACTCGAAGCGCCGCTCGCCGCTGTGCAGATGGGCCTGATCTACGTGAATCCCGAAGGTCCGAACGGCAATCCCGATCCTGCTGCGTCCGTGAGAGACATTCGCGAGACGTTTTCGCGCATGGCGATGAACGACGAAGAGACGGTCGCGCTGATCGCGGGCGGGCATACGACGGGCAAGACGCACGGCGCCGGTCCGTCGTCCGATCTCGGGCGCGAGCCGGAAGCCGCGGGTCTCGAAGAGCAGGGACTCGGCTGGAAGAATCGCTACGGCACGGGCAAGGGCGACGACACGACGACGAGCGGACTCGAAGTCATCTGGACAACGACGCCAACGCAGTGGAGCAGCAACTTCTTTGAGAACCTGTTCGGCTACGAGTGGGAACTGACGAAGAGTCCCGCTGGCGCACATCAGTGGACGCCGAAGGGCGGCGCGGGCGCGGGCACCGTTCCCGATCCGCACGATCCAGCGAAGCGCCGCTCGCCGTCGCTGCTGACCACGGATCTTGCGCTGCGCTTCGACGCGAACTACGAGAAGATCTCGCGTCGCTTCTACGACAATCCCGACGAGTTCGCCGATGCCTTCGCGCGCGCGTGGTTCAAGCTGACGCACCGTGACATGGGACCGCGCTCGCGCTATCTCGGCGCTGATGTGCCGAAAGAAACGTTCCTCTGGCAAGACCCTGTGCCTGCCGTCGATCATCCGCTCATCGATGGACACGATATCGATGCGCTCAAAGAGCGGATTCTGGCGACGGGGCTGAGCGTTTCACAGCTCGTGTCGACTGCATGGGCGTCGGCATCGACGTTTCGCGGCTCCGACAAGCGCGGTGGCGCGAACGGCGCGCGCATCCGGCTCGCGCCGCAAAACGGGTGGGAGGTGAATCAGCCGGCGCAGTTGTCGGAGGTGTTGGAGACGCTCGAATCCGTGCAACAGGCATTCAACGACGGCCGATCGGACGGGAAGAAGGTGTCCCTCGCCGATCTGATCGTACTGGCCGGTTGCGTGGGCGTCGAACAGGCGGCAAGCAACGCGGGCCATGGCGTGAGCGTGCCGTTCACGCCGGGACGCACCGACGCCAGCCAGGCTGAAACCGATGCACACTCGTTCGCAGTGCTCGAACCGCTCGCGGACGGCTTCCGGAATTATCTGCAGCGGCCATGCTCCGTTTCGGCTGAAGCGTTGCTGATCGACAAGGCGCAATTGCTGAAACTCACTGCGCCCGAAATGACAGTGCTAGTGGGCGGCATGCGCGTGCTCGATGCAAACGCGGGACACTCGCCGCATGGGGTCTTCACGAACCGGTCACAATCGCTGACCAACGACTTTTTCGTAAATCTGCTGGACATGGGCACCGAGTGGAAGCCAGTGACCGAGGCCGGCGACGTGTTTGGCGGACATGATCGCGTGACGGGCGAACTCAAATGGACGGGCACACGCGTCGATCTGATTTTCGGCTCGCATGCGCAGCTCAGGGCGTTGGCCGAAGTCTATGGAAGCACGGATTCGCAGGAGAAGTTCGTGCATGACTTCGTTGCGGCCTGGAACAAGGTGATGAACCTGGATCGCTTCGATATCGCGTGA
- a CDS encoding RidA family protein produces MNCYERLRARGLTLPTVPTPIGNFMHCTREGGLLFLSGQGPLDETGKLMTGKVGATVTADEAYRHAQLVGLNLLAVLHAELGDLQRVRRVIKLLGMVNATSEFAEHPRVINGCSDLFVEIFGDAGRHSRSAVGVGSLPNNITVEIEAIVAVRD; encoded by the coding sequence ATGAACTGTTATGAGCGGCTGCGCGCGCGCGGCCTGACGCTTCCCACTGTGCCGACGCCCATCGGCAACTTCATGCACTGCACGCGCGAGGGCGGCCTGCTGTTTCTGTCCGGCCAGGGACCGCTCGACGAAACCGGCAAGCTGATGACAGGCAAAGTCGGCGCAACGGTCACGGCCGATGAAGCCTATCGGCATGCGCAGCTCGTCGGCCTGAACCTGCTCGCCGTGTTGCATGCAGAACTCGGCGATCTGCAGCGCGTACGGCGCGTGATCAAATTGCTTGGCATGGTCAACGCAACGTCCGAATTTGCCGAGCATCCGCGCGTGATAAACGGTTGCTCGGACCTGTTCGTCGAAATATTCGGCGATGCCGGCCGTCACTCGCGTTCGGCTGTCGGCGTGGGCTCGCTGCCGAACAACATCACGGTCGAAATCGAGGCCATCGTCGCCGTGCGCGACTGA
- a CDS encoding porin, translating to MYKKKIARSAIAVAVAGLGMQAAHAQSSVTLYGIVDAGFTYTNNQKGEHNIQATQGNVQGSRWGLLGSEDLGGGNKVLFRLENGFSLETGALGQGGRLFGRSAWVALQNSKAGTITLGRQYNSVQDYLSNLQANGVGALSQYGNAIYDNDDLNNTYRTSNAVKYTTPTIAGFTANAMYAFSNTAGDFANNRAWSVGADYVNGPLRLDAAYSLTNQPATNTTGAAPSDNYYSTSTSIISNVKRNQVWGAGGAYTIGPATLALLYTNSHFDIIAGGSLHFQNYEAMLKYQATPATLVTLGYIYTLQNSTAASAKNAHYNQVALGGEYFLSKTTDLYLNGIYQRASGANAWVEGISNPSSNQGQFVTVAGIRHKF from the coding sequence ATGTATAAGAAGAAGATCGCCCGCTCAGCCATTGCTGTCGCTGTTGCCGGACTTGGCATGCAAGCGGCCCACGCGCAAAGCAGCGTCACGTTGTATGGCATCGTCGATGCGGGCTTTACGTACACGAACAACCAGAAGGGCGAGCACAACATCCAGGCGACGCAGGGCAACGTGCAGGGCTCGCGCTGGGGCCTGCTCGGCAGCGAAGATCTGGGCGGCGGCAACAAGGTGCTGTTCCGCCTTGAAAACGGCTTCAGCCTGGAGACGGGCGCGTTGGGCCAGGGCGGCCGTCTGTTCGGCCGCAGCGCATGGGTTGCGCTGCAAAACAGCAAGGCGGGCACGATTACGCTCGGCCGCCAGTACAACAGCGTGCAGGACTATCTGTCGAACCTGCAGGCCAACGGTGTCGGCGCATTGAGCCAGTATGGCAACGCGATCTACGACAACGACGACCTGAACAACACGTACCGCACCAGCAACGCAGTGAAGTACACGACGCCGACCATCGCCGGCTTCACCGCGAATGCCATGTACGCGTTCTCGAACACGGCGGGCGACTTCGCGAACAACCGCGCATGGAGCGTTGGCGCCGACTACGTGAACGGCCCGCTGCGCCTCGACGCGGCGTACTCGCTCACCAACCAGCCGGCGACCAATACGACGGGCGCCGCACCGTCCGACAACTACTACAGCACGAGCACGTCGATCATTAGCAACGTGAAGCGCAACCAGGTGTGGGGTGCCGGCGGTGCGTACACGATCGGGCCGGCCACGCTCGCGCTGCTGTACACGAACTCGCACTTCGACATCATCGCGGGCGGCAGCCTGCACTTCCAGAACTACGAAGCGATGCTGAAGTACCAGGCGACGCCCGCAACGCTCGTCACGCTCGGCTACATCTACACGCTGCAGAACAGCACGGCGGCGTCGGCGAAAAACGCGCACTACAACCAGGTCGCACTGGGCGGCGAGTACTTCCTGTCGAAGACGACCGACCTGTACCTGAACGGCATCTATCAGCGCGCGTCGGGCGCGAATGCGTGGGTTGAAGGCATTTCGAATCCGTCGAGCAATCAAGGCCAGTTCGTGACCGTGGCAGGCATCCGCCACAAGTTCTAA
- a CDS encoding MotA/TolQ/ExbB proton channel family protein, whose translation MQHYGLENVWQQGDFVTRAILVALLLMSLLSWTVIVLKLWNVMRLTRIARATERAFWHAGNLEAGLHQLGIDDSPYSGNVLLALALSGKEAVEHHQVTQSNLQHSMDISDWVTRCLKDTMDDIITHLQAGLTILASIGSTAPFVGLFGTVWGIYHALIVIGHTGQASIDHVAGPVGESLIMTAFGLFVAIPAVLGYNALTRANHGLATQLNRFAHGIHAYFVTGARPAA comes from the coding sequence ATGCAGCACTACGGCTTGGAAAACGTCTGGCAGCAAGGCGATTTCGTGACCCGCGCCATTCTCGTCGCGTTGTTGCTGATGTCGTTGCTCTCGTGGACCGTCATCGTGCTCAAGCTCTGGAACGTGATGCGGCTCACACGGATCGCGCGCGCGACGGAACGCGCGTTCTGGCACGCCGGCAACCTCGAAGCGGGCTTGCACCAGCTCGGTATCGACGATTCGCCGTACTCAGGCAATGTGCTGCTCGCGCTGGCGCTGTCGGGCAAGGAAGCCGTCGAACATCACCAGGTCACGCAGTCGAATCTGCAACATTCGATGGACATCTCCGACTGGGTCACACGCTGCCTGAAAGACACGATGGACGACATCATCACGCATCTGCAGGCGGGTCTGACGATACTCGCGTCGATCGGCAGCACGGCGCCGTTCGTCGGCCTGTTCGGCACGGTGTGGGGCATTTATCATGCGCTGATCGTCATCGGACATACGGGACAGGCGAGTATCGATCACGTCGCGGGTCCCGTGGGCGAGTCGCTGATCATGACGGCGTTCGGGCTGTTCGTCGCGATTCCCGCCGTGCTCGGCTACAACGCGCTGACGCGGGCCAATCATGGGCTTGCAACCCAGCTCAACCGCTTCGCACATGGCATTCACGCGTACTTCGTGACGGGCGCGCGGCCTGCGGCGTGA
- a CDS encoding aminotransferase class V-fold PLP-dependent enzyme: MDIRSRLGLRPVINVSGTMTGLGASSVGAAVIDSVAEILPQFVEIDDLQRKASAAIAQACGSESGYVTASCSAAITLSIAATMTGDDLGLIERLPDTTGLRNEVVVQTGHLVNYGAPVDQAIRLAGARVVPVGAATEAHDYQLASAIGERTAAALYVVSHHTVQYGMIPLEAFIEVAHAKGVPVIVDAASEYDLTRFIAAGADLVLYSAHKFLGGPTAGIVAGSKALVRAAYFQNGGIGRGMKVGKEGIVGAISALEQWRTRDHAAMRATERSSLTLWRETLNRQTGVWAEIEADPTGNPLDRLKLHIDPNQARITAWDLADALARPQVDDAPVIVRDHEAELNFFYLDPCNLHAGEEQVVLARIVAELERALASPEPIVTPFHKRDARRIAARRAWPD, from the coding sequence ATGGACATCCGCTCTCGATTAGGCTTACGCCCCGTCATCAACGTCTCGGGAACGATGACGGGTCTGGGCGCGTCCAGCGTCGGCGCAGCCGTGATCGACAGCGTCGCGGAGATCCTGCCGCAGTTCGTCGAAATCGACGATCTGCAGCGCAAGGCTTCGGCCGCGATCGCGCAGGCGTGCGGCAGCGAAAGCGGTTACGTGACGGCGTCGTGCTCGGCGGCCATCACGTTGAGCATCGCCGCCACCATGACAGGCGATGACCTCGGCCTGATCGAACGTTTGCCGGACACGACTGGACTGCGCAACGAAGTCGTCGTGCAGACAGGCCACCTCGTCAATTATGGCGCACCCGTCGACCAGGCGATCCGGCTCGCGGGCGCACGCGTCGTGCCCGTCGGCGCGGCGACGGAAGCGCATGACTATCAACTGGCATCGGCAATCGGCGAGCGCACTGCGGCCGCATTGTATGTCGTCTCGCATCACACCGTGCAATACGGCATGATCCCGCTCGAAGCATTCATCGAAGTCGCGCATGCGAAGGGCGTGCCCGTGATCGTCGATGCCGCGTCCGAGTATGACCTCACACGCTTCATCGCGGCGGGCGCCGACCTCGTGCTGTATTCGGCGCACAAGTTTCTGGGCGGGCCGACGGCGGGCATCGTCGCGGGGTCGAAGGCGCTGGTGCGCGCCGCGTATTTCCAGAACGGCGGCATTGGGCGCGGGATGAAGGTTGGCAAGGAAGGCATCGTCGGCGCCATCTCGGCGCTGGAGCAATGGCGCACCCGCGATCACGCTGCCATGCGCGCAACGGAGCGCAGCTCCCTGACGCTGTGGCGCGAAACGCTGAATCGTCAGACGGGCGTATGGGCGGAAATCGAGGCCGATCCAACCGGCAATCCGCTCGACCGCCTGAAGCTTCATATCGATCCGAATCAGGCGCGTATCACCGCATGGGATCTCGCCGACGCGCTGGCGCGTCCGCAAGTCGACGACGCGCCCGTGATCGTGCGCGACCACGAAGCCGAACTGAATTTCTTTTACCTCGATCCATGCAACCTGCACGCGGGTGAAGAGCAGGTCGTGCTCGCGCGGATCGTGGCCGAGCTTGAACGGGCGCTGGCGTCGCCCGAACCGATTGTCACGCCGTTTCACAAACGCGACGCGCGCCGGATTGCGGCGCGTCGCGCATGGCCGGATTGA
- a CDS encoding GntT/GntP/DsdX family permease, which yields MATVTGSLLLVYALIAIVALVVLIARFKLNPFITLMVVSVALALAVGMPMTSILKSFETGVGGTLGHIAIVVGLGTMLGKMMAESGGAERIARTLIDLFGPKNVHWAMMCIAFLVGLPVFFEVGFVLLIPIAFNVAQRTGTSMIRVGIPMVAGLSVVHGLIPPHPAALLAVTAYGADIGHTIFYALIVGIPTAALAGPLFSKLIERFVVLEGVNPMAQQFIEQDARRANQALPGFGITLLTVLLPVLLMLVGSWADLIVPAKTTANDVLHLIGHPDMALLLAVLLSFYTFGTTRGFGREQILKFTNECLAPTASITLVVGAGAGFGRILIDSGASKAIVDVATGAHVPLLILAWLVAALIRVATGSATVAMATAAGIIAPIAAAAASTATGVRPELLVLATGAGSLILSHVNDGGFWLVKEYFGMSVPQTFKTWTVCETIISVTALLLTLGVAAVV from the coding sequence ATGGCGACCGTCACCGGCAGTCTGCTACTCGTCTACGCATTGATCGCGATCGTCGCACTCGTCGTGCTGATCGCGCGCTTCAAACTGAATCCGTTCATCACGCTGATGGTGGTGTCCGTCGCGCTCGCGCTGGCCGTCGGCATGCCGATGACGTCGATTCTCAAGTCGTTCGAAACCGGGGTCGGCGGCACGCTCGGCCATATCGCGATCGTCGTCGGGCTCGGCACGATGCTTGGCAAGATGATGGCCGAGTCGGGCGGTGCCGAGCGCATCGCGCGCACGCTGATCGATCTGTTCGGGCCGAAGAACGTGCACTGGGCGATGATGTGTATCGCATTCCTGGTCGGCCTGCCCGTGTTCTTCGAAGTGGGCTTCGTGCTGCTGATCCCGATTGCGTTCAACGTTGCGCAACGCACAGGCACGTCGATGATTCGCGTCGGCATTCCGATGGTCGCGGGTCTGTCCGTCGTGCACGGCCTGATTCCGCCGCACCCGGCCGCGCTGCTGGCCGTTACCGCGTATGGCGCGGATATCGGCCACACGATTTTCTACGCGCTGATCGTCGGCATTCCGACGGCGGCCCTTGCCGGTCCGCTGTTTTCAAAACTGATTGAGCGCTTCGTGGTGCTGGAAGGCGTGAATCCGATGGCGCAGCAGTTCATCGAGCAGGATGCGAGGCGCGCCAATCAGGCCTTGCCGGGCTTCGGCATCACGCTGTTGACGGTGCTGTTGCCGGTGTTGCTGATGCTGGTCGGAAGCTGGGCCGATCTGATCGTGCCCGCGAAGACCACGGCCAACGACGTGCTGCATCTGATCGGCCACCCCGACATGGCGCTGCTGCTTGCCGTGCTGCTGAGCTTCTATACGTTCGGCACGACGCGCGGCTTCGGACGCGAGCAGATCCTGAAGTTCACCAACGAGTGTCTTGCGCCGACCGCGAGCATCACGCTGGTAGTGGGCGCGGGTGCAGGCTTCGGGCGCATTCTGATCGACAGCGGCGCGTCGAAGGCGATCGTCGATGTCGCGACGGGCGCGCATGTGCCGCTGCTGATCCTCGCATGGCTGGTGGCAGCGCTGATCCGCGTCGCAACGGGTTCGGCGACGGTCGCGATGGCGACGGCAGCGGGCATCATCGCGCCGATCGCGGCAGCGGCGGCATCGACGGCGACGGGCGTGCGCCCCGAGTTGCTGGTGCTGGCAACGGGCGCGGGCTCGCTGATTCTGTCGCACGTCAACGACGGCGGCTTCTGGCTCGTGAAAGAGTACTTCGGCATGAGCGTGCCGCAGACCTTCAAGACGTGGACGGTTTGCGAAACGATCATCTCCGTCACGGCGTTGCTGCTGACGTTGGGCGTCGCCGCTGTGGTGTGA
- a CDS encoding IclR family transcriptional regulator: MARPPRSTAAAQTPARVDASPAAEAAAPRTRTGALDRAVQILDALQDAGKPATAYEIAHRVNAPLSTVYSIINDMVEKNLLSRAADGAIWLGSRLYGYGLAYASSLDYLAVANEEMQRLSAEVEETVQVCGLEEGMMVVLQMAEGPGHFRVTSRVGSRVPVNWTASGRLLAGHLPAAECTAFFRQYAQPSPTGRAETRPDVLARNARQALDERLSIQIGESDASVACLAAPVMDRSGACVFTISIVMPEAKAEQGTERYAQAVQSVAARIETRLGWR, encoded by the coding sequence ATGGCACGACCGCCCCGTTCCACTGCGGCTGCTCAGACGCCGGCTCGCGTCGACGCGAGCCCCGCTGCCGAAGCTGCTGCGCCTCGCACGCGCACCGGCGCGCTCGATCGCGCGGTGCAGATTCTCGACGCGCTGCAGGACGCCGGCAAACCGGCCACCGCATATGAAATCGCGCATCGCGTGAACGCGCCGCTGTCGACGGTCTACTCGATCATCAACGACATGGTCGAGAAGAACCTGTTGTCGCGCGCGGCCGACGGTGCAATCTGGCTCGGCTCGCGGCTCTATGGTTACGGACTCGCGTATGCGAGCTCACTGGACTACCTCGCCGTGGCCAACGAGGAAATGCAGCGGCTGTCGGCGGAAGTCGAAGAGACGGTGCAGGTTTGCGGTCTTGAAGAAGGCATGATGGTCGTGCTGCAGATGGCCGAGGGTCCAGGCCATTTCCGCGTGACCTCGCGCGTCGGCAGCCGCGTTCCGGTGAACTGGACGGCGTCCGGGCGACTGCTCGCGGGACATCTGCCCGCCGCCGAATGCACGGCGTTCTTCAGGCAATACGCGCAGCCCTCGCCCACTGGCCGCGCCGAAACGCGCCCCGATGTGCTCGCGCGCAACGCACGGCAAGCACTCGACGAGCGGCTGTCGATCCAGATCGGCGAATCGGATGCCTCCGTGGCCTGTCTCGCGGCGCCCGTGATGGACCGTTCGGGCGCATGCGTCTTCACCATTTCGATCGTGATGCCCGAGGCGAAAGCGGAGCAAGGCACCGAGCGTTACGCGCAGGCCGTGCAGAGCGTCGCGGCTCGCATCGAAACCCGCCTTGGCTGGCGCTGA